Proteins found in one Plasmodium sp. gorilla clade G2 genome assembly, chromosome: 14 genomic segment:
- a CDS encoding protein phosphatase 2b regulatory subunit, putative, whose product MGNTQAILSEKDQKDLLQAANFSETDIKKMYKRFIELDTNKNGQLDPNELFDVPEICDNPLVKRVISIFDSNSDGKVSFVEFLVGITKLASSTDDFQKKKFAFDVYDINKDGMISNGELFTVMKMMVGNNLNDRQLQQLVDRTILQADKDGDGMISFEEFKDMISHMDVGNKLKLDL is encoded by the exons atgGG AAACACGCAAGCGATATTATCTGAAAAAGATCAAAAAGATTTATTACAAGCAGCTAATTTTAGTGAAACAGatatcaaaaaaatgtataaaagaTTTATAGAGCttgatacaaataaaaatggaCAGTTAGATCCTAATGAATTATTTGATGTTCCTGAAATTTGTgat AATCCCTTAGTGAAAAGGGTTATATCAATATTTGATTCAAATTCAGATGGAAAAGTTTCATTTGTAGAGTTTTTAGTTGGAATaa CAAAATTAGCATCTAGCACTGATGATTTTCAAAAGAAGAAATTTGCTTTTGATGTATACGATATTAATAAAGATGGAATGATATCCAATGGAGAATTATTTACAGTTATGAAAATGATGGTTGGGAATAATTTGAACGATAGGCag TTGCAACAATTAGTAGATAGAACTATATTACAAGCAGATAAAGATGGTGATGGAATGATATCCTTTGAAGAATTTAAagat ATGATATCACATATGGATGTTGGAAATAAATTGAAGCTAGacttataa
- a CDS encoding sortilin, translated as MKKKVEKQKKLLEYEKGYSSNEVKMRNMFFFKSIRNKNHLFLVFLLFLFVCFSCINFTQCQITKKKVSVSEINFDSAVDDVQWCGNNHMTVLVKTVKGRLYRSSDGGKIWTNITGNLLDKENNKNDPSSNHTNEMTTVDLIMVNSVNKNIVLIIGNQKNHYISEDSGETFRLLNYQNKINFWQFHSTKTHWALVSSWTEACYSNDDNSGECMQTLSLTKDLGRTFQLIDIYVVQFNWGDKESHLEDTIYYTRHKNRNGHQQRFSGWSKDVDFVATHNFGKSVDVLVKQGNKFLISNGYIFVAKLNDVIKQTVNMMVSTDGGKTFNKANLPENIHEKSYTVLDTSEGSIMLHVNHGTSSEKINTGNVYISDPSGLNYTLSLPNNIRTSSGECEFDRVLSLDGVYIANFLDVNDEIKDEDLRFQNFKSAIEEDIAPFETNTEKRKKQYSKGKNEDAVRTVISFNKGGEWSYLKAPKVDSRGNKYECGDNCYLHLHGITNYHQYAPFYSIENAVGIIMGTGNVGSHLRYESDEVNTFLSRDGGVTWIEAHKGPYIYEYGDYGGLIVMADDLRKTNQIVFSWNEGQSWFDFELGQFSIDVDNIVAEPNSASVEFLVYGTRNDVGVLYHLDFNALGQPLCKGLWAADSVSSDYETWSPTSGNFNDKCILGRKITYTRRKQTSECFNGKDLKRTVDKKPCECTPEDYECETGFTRKIGSYECKPNDPTLTIEGCTSSSYFYANAYRKVPGDICVNGWVPEKVPVPCPSYAPFNKTAKSILFIIFIMGIVMLIITYICRNPKFKNLFYNYGFDTFENVKYSVIKTKRGNVSNNVFEPEMEFIDAEQDDNEEDVPTLLPYSNDRNRSTNKDFTLARNRTNQNNNITSRNISPSKNYADNIELL; from the exons atgaaaaaaaaggttgaaaaacaaaaaaagttATTAGAATATGAAAAAGGATATTCTTCAAATGAAGTAAAAATGcgaaatatgttttttttcaaaagTATACGAAATAagaatcatttatttttggtttttctattattcttgtttgtttgtttttcatGTATAAATTTTACACAATGtcaaataacaaaaaagaaagtaTCAGTAAGTGAAATAAATTTCGATAGTGCAGTGGATGATGTTCAATGGTGTGGTAATAATCATATGACAGTTTTAGTAAAAACTGTAAAGGGAAGATTATATAGGAGTTCAGATGGAGGAAAAATATGGACTAATATAACTGGAAATTTATtggataaagaaaataataaaaatgatccATCATCAAATCATACGAATGAAATGACTACTGTAGATCTTATAATGGTTAATTCagtaaacaaaaatatagtaTTAATTATAGGAAATCAAAAGAATCATTATATATCTGAAGATTCAGGAGAAACATTTAGATTATTgaattatcaaaataaaatcaaCTTTTGGCAGTTTCATAGTACTAAAACTCATTGGGCCTTAGTTTCCTCATGGACAGAAGCTTGTTATtctaatgatgataatagtGGTGAATGTATGCAGACCTTATCATTAACAAAAGATTTAGGTAGAACATTTCAAttaattgatatatatgttgtacAATTTAATTGGGGAGATAAAGAATCACATTTAGAAGATACCATTTATTATACTCGacataaaaatagaaatggTCATCAACAAAGATTTAGTGGATGGTCTAAAGATGTTGATTTTGTTGCTACTCATAATTTTGGAAAATCTGTTGATGTATTAGTTAAACAaggaaataaatttttaatatctaatggatatatttttgttgCAAAATTAAATGATGTTATAAAACAAACTGTTAATATGATGGTTTCAACTGATGGAGGTAAAACTTTTAATAAAGCAAACTTACCAGAAAATATACATGAAAAATCATATACTGTTTTAGATACATCAGAAGGTTCTATTATGCTACATGTAAATCATGGAACATCAtcagaaaaaattaatacagGTAACGTATATATATCAGATCCTTCAGGTTTAAATTATACATTATCATTACCTAATAATATTAGAACCTCTTCTGGGGAATGTGAATTTGATAGAGTGTTAAGTTTAGATGGAGTTTATATTGCCAACTTTTTAGATGTTAATGATGAAATTAAAGATGAAGATTTGAGATTCCAAAATTTTAAGTCAGCTATTGAAGAAGATATTGCTCCATTTGAGACTAATacagaaaaaagaaaaaaacaatattcgaaaggaaaaaatgaagatgcTGTTAGAACTGTTATTTCGTTTAATAAAGGTGGAGAATGGTCATATTTGAAAGCTCCTAAAGTTGATAGTAGAGGAAACAAATATGAGTGTGGTGATAATTgttatttacatttacatGGAATTACAAATTATCATCAATATGCACCTTTCTATTCAATAGAAAATGCTGTAGGTATTATAATGGGAACAGGTAATGTAGGTAGCCATTTAAGATATGAAAGTGATGAAgtaaatacatttttatcaaGAGATGGTGGTGTAACATGGATTGAAGCTCATAAAGGaccatatatttatgaatatggTGATTATGGTGGTTTAATTGTTATGGCTGATGATTTACGTAAAACAAATCAAATTGTATTTAGTTGGAATGAAGGACAAAGTTGGTTTGATTTTGAATTAGGACAATTTTCTATTGATGTTGATAATATTGTCGCAGAACCTAATTCTGCATCTGTAGAATTTCTTGTATATGGTACCAGAAATGATGTAGGTGTTTTATATCATCTAGATTTTAATGCTCTTGGTCAACCTTTATGTAAAGGTTTATGGGCAGCAGATTCCGTCTCCTCAGATTATGAAACATGGTCCCCTACCAGTGGAAATTTCAATGATAAGTGTATATTAGGTAGAAAAATTACCTACACGAGAAGAAAACAAACATCAGAATGTTTTAATGGAAAAGACTTAAAAAGAACAGTTGATAAAAAACCATGTGAATGTACACCAGAAGATTATGAATGTGAAACAGGTTTTACAAGAAAAATCGGAAGTTATGAATGTAAGCCAAATGATCCAACATTAACCATTGAAGGATGTACCAGCAGTTCATACTTTTATGCAAATGCATATAGAAAAGTTCCTGGTGATATATGTGTTAATGGATGGGTTCCTGAAAAGGTTCCAGTCCCCTGTCCTTCCTATGCACCATTTAATAAAA CTGCTAAgtcaatattatttataatattcatcatGGGTATAGTCATGCTTATAATTACTTATATCTGCAGAAATCCTAAGTTTAAAaacttattttataattatg gTTTCGATACATTTGAAAATGTCAAATATTCAGTTATTAAAACCAAAAGAGGAAATGTCAGCAATAATGTATTTGAACCAGAAATGGAATTCATAGATGCAGAACAg gatGATAATGAGGAAGATGTCCCTACACTTTTACCATATTCAAATGATAGAAACAGATCAACAAATAAAGATTTTACATTAGCTAGAAATAGAACAaaccaaaataataatataacatcaAGAAATATATCACCTTCCAAAAATTATGCTGATAatattgaattattataa
- a CDS encoding ribosome biogenesis protein TSR1, putative, giving the protein MKHKSHLKQKNKQFKKIKNQKKKKSIKNIQKKKNKNDINEKYSNILQRKVQSYYSKSDQLKNEREEKAKHIPFYNCLNICLLSFHEDVDILSFKKEFIEYLCEQNEEHIDIDNIKLYDIYTVHSNDKKKKKRKSFVIYDIPRDIYGIIDGTKCADVILCLFKDGNIENSCFDELGYELLSVLKIQGVPSIIGIGYNTNMSNKNSHKFVMRYFNSEFTMDDKIFFISENKNSDFQKLYNEITNMKIKNVSYREGRGYMMADSCSYNPENDSIYIKGFIKGVGFNYHNPIHITHVGDYYIDNIYLIDILTEKRFFGETNLRYSFLLNPNNQQKSQSEFLFNFLSNNNKILNSNTKYNYYDMKHKPIKCIFNEEDDMKCIRPYVVEDNNNNNIFMNSLMTLKNKDIPEFNASNFFSYDNYNINGNNNSITKTLNDSTTTTNIYNDNDDNINDTYTVYKYNMNNNMENYTNNTECNNQQNNVEKSNSSNNNTNNMWTYISNEKHEANDDFICSYDKYGMMNHNNDNNNNDNNIHNSNIINNFNVINETQNKQFSMNHHEYGNNDLFQKYDEDDENNDDISDDITDNITENETDNNSDDHNDDSCIERDSNNSDNVYICKNISARERFKKYRSLQSFRTSYVDVYEDLPLEYSRIYDYESSENLIKYSRKKFVQNCKIVNGEFTLTDTYCIFVIKNDGKLLNNLNNKRNDIPLIVSSLLPFERKVTVLNMEVNRTTFYSDKVESKDIFEIICGFRHFIGCPVFSEQIIKGPQSKGKYEKHLKHGKKYVASIFGFTTVTAAPVFFIKKKLYQQIEQLQNYTNSNNNNNNNNSNDNNYFNNSYNSLDFQQTLGYSLDTSNDINNSLTSGKTEYTYDYITNEHNNVSNIQANNASIIVAHGKVVSCDCKRIIMKRISLCGKIFKIHKKKAVIRNMFYNPKDINYFKPVELHTKHGLTGKIVESLGTHGKMKCIFSNVLKQHDKVFIFLYKRIYPIWFPISWGGEQNLGPDNEPLKIKEKKKRHALML; this is encoded by the coding sequence ATGAAACATAAATCAcatttaaaacaaaaaaataaacaatttaaaaagataaaaaatcagaagaagaagaagagtataaaaaatatccaaaagaaaaaaaataaaaatgatattaatgaaaaatatagtaatatattacaaaggAAGGTTCAATCATATTATAGCAAAAGTgatcaattaaaaaatgagagAGAAGAAAAAGCTAAACATATACCTTTTTATAATTGTTtgaatatatgtttattatctTTCCATGAAGATGTGGATATACTTTCTTTTAAGAAAGAATTTATAGAATATTTATGTGAACAAAATGAAGAACATATtgatatagataatataaaattatatgatatatatactgTACattcaaatgataaaaagaaaaagaaaagaaaatcatTTGTTATTTATGATATACCTAGAGATATATATGGTATTATTGATGGAACAAAATGTGCTGatgttatattatgtttatttaaagATGGAAATATTGAAAATTCATGTTTTGATGAATTAGGTTATGAATTATTATCTGTATTAAAAATACAAGGAGTTCCATCTATTATTGGTATAGGTTACAATACAAATATGTCCAATAAGAATTCTCATAAATTTGTTATGAGATATTTTAATTCTGAATTTACAATGGACgataaaatattctttatcagtgaaaataaaaattcagattttcaaaaattatataatgaaataacaaatatgaaaataaaaaatgtttctTATAGAGAAGGTAGAGGTTATATGATGGCAGATTCTTGTTCATATAATCCTGAAAAtgattctatatatataaaaggttTTATAAAAGGAGTAGGGTTCAATTATCATAATCCTATACATATAACTCATGTAGGAGATTATTATAtcgataatatttatttaatagatATCCTAACAGAAAAAAGATTTTTTGGTGAAACAAATTTAAgatattcctttttattaaatcCAAATAATCAACAAAAAAGTCAAAgtgaatttttatttaattttttatctaacaataataaaatacttaatagtaatacaaaatataattattatgatatgaAGCATAAGCcaattaaatgtatatttaatgaGGAAGACGATATGAAATGTATACGACCATATGTTgtagaagataataataataataatatatttatgaatagtTTAATGACCCTTAAAAATAAGGACATACCTGAATTTAATgcttcaaattttttttcttatgacAACTACAACATAaatggaaataataatagtattaCTAAGACATTAAATGATAGTACTACTAcaactaatatatataatgataatgatgataatataaatgacacTTACACTGtttataaatacaatatgaataataatatggaaaacTATACAAATAATACTGAATGTAATAATCAACAGAATAATGTGGAAAAATCTAACTCAAGCAATAATAATACCAATAATATGTGGACTTATATATCTAACGAAAAGCATGAAGCAAACGATGATTTTATTTGCTCATATGACAAATACGGAATGATGAACCACAACAacgacaataataataatgataataatatacataatagtaatattattaataattttaatgtaATCAATGAAACACAAAATAAACAATTTTCAATGAACCATCATGAGTATGGAAATAATGATTTATTCCAAAAATATGATGaggatgatgaaaataatgatgatatatctGATGATATAACTGATAATATAACTGAAAATGAAACAGATAATAATAGCGATGATCATAATGATGATAGCTGTATTGAAAGAGATTCAAATAATTCcgataatgtatatatatgtaaaaatattagtGCAAGAGAacgttttaaaaaatatcgAAGTTTACAAAGTTTTAGAACTTCATATGTAGATGTATATGAAGATTTGCCATTAGAATATTCACGTATATATGATTATGAAAGTTCTGAAaacttaataaaatattcgagaaaaaaatttgtaCAAAATTGTAAAATAGTAAATGGAGAATTTACATTAACAGATACTTATtgtatatttgttattaaaaatgatggAAAACTATTAAATAATCTTAACAACAAAAGAAATGATATACCACTTATTGTATCAAGTTTATTACCGTTTGAAAGAAAAGTTACAGTTTTAAATATGGAAGTAAATAGAACTACATTTTATTCTGACAAAGTTGAATCAAAGgatatttttgaaataatTTGTGGTTTCAGACATTTTATAGGATGTCCTGTATTTAGTGAACAAATAATTAAAGGACCACAATCGAAaggaaaatatgaaaaacatttaaaacatggaaaaaaatatgttgcCTCTATATTTGGTTTTACCACTGTAACAGCAGCACCagtcttttttattaaaaagaaattgtaCCAACAAATAGAACAACTACAAAACTATactaatagtaataataataataataataataatagtaatgataataattattttaataattcatataatagtTTAGATTTTCAACAAACCTTAGGATATTCTTTAGATACTtctaatgatataaataattcacTTACGAGTGGTAAAACtgaatatacatatgattatataacaaatgaaCACAATAATGTTTCTAATATCCAAGCTAATAATGCTTCTATAATAGTTGCTCATGGTAAAGTTGTAAGTTGTGATtgtaaaagaattataatgAAGAGAATATCTCTTTGtggtaaaatatttaaaattcataaaaaaaaagctgTCATTagaaatatgttttataatcCCAAAGATATCAATTATTTTAAACCTGTTGAATTACATACAAAACATGGATTAACTGGAAAAATAGTTGAATCATTAGGAACTCATGGAAAAATGAAATGTATATTTAGTAATGTTCTTAAACAACATGATAaagtttttatattcttatataagaGAATATATCCTATATGGTTCCCTATATCATGGGGTGGAGAACAAAATCTTGGACCAGATAATGAaccattaaaaataaaagagaaaaaaaaaagacatgCTCTCATGTTATAA